A genomic segment from Armatimonadota bacterium encodes:
- a CDS encoding FmdB family transcriptional regulator, translating into MPTYGYRCDSCGVEFEQFQRITEPPLTECPQCGGTVRRLLYPVGILFKGPGFHITDYRKSEKPSSESKSESDSGKKEEKVAGIV; encoded by the coding sequence ATGCCCACGTACGGTTACCGGTGTGATAGCTGTGGAGTAGAGTTTGAGCAATTTCAGCGGATTACAGAGCCACCGTTGACAGAGTGTCCCCAGTGTGGTGGCACGGTGCGGCGGTTATTATATCCGGTAGGCATCCTGTTTAAGGGACCTGGCTTCCACATTACCGACTACCGGAAGTCCGAGAAGCCATCGTCGGAGAGCAAATCGGAGAGCGACTCGGGCAAGAAAGAAGAGAAGGTAGCGGGGATTGTGTAA
- a CDS encoding membrane protein, whose translation MEPIRESKAWYVNGFVVLLLQFAVHVLCLWLIIRAAIDQDIAWPGRFWYGMILLVLASLLWSGFFVVQPNTARVIVFFGRYVGSARQSGFWWTNPFTLKPRVSLRIHNFNSEKLKVNDALGNPIEIAAVVVWRVVDSAKALLDVENYQEFVATQSETAIRALATRYPYDSHREGEESLRGNPDEISQELKREVQARLEVAGVEVMEARISHLAYAPEIAQAMLRRQQAEAIIAARQRIVEGAVGMVEMALQQLSEHNVVELDEERKAAMVNNLLVALVSESEATPVINTGTLYA comes from the coding sequence ATGGAACCCATTCGCGAAAGCAAGGCGTGGTACGTCAACGGGTTCGTGGTGCTACTGTTGCAATTTGCGGTGCATGTGCTGTGTTTATGGCTCATCATCCGCGCAGCGATAGACCAGGATATTGCCTGGCCCGGCAGGTTCTGGTATGGCATGATTCTACTGGTGCTTGCCAGCCTGCTATGGTCGGGCTTTTTCGTGGTTCAGCCGAACACCGCGCGGGTGATTGTGTTCTTCGGACGTTACGTTGGTTCCGCACGACAGAGCGGGTTCTGGTGGACGAACCCCTTTACCCTGAAGCCTCGCGTGTCGCTGCGTATCCACAACTTCAACAGTGAGAAACTGAAGGTGAACGACGCGCTGGGCAATCCCATTGAGATTGCAGCGGTGGTCGTGTGGCGTGTGGTGGATTCGGCGAAGGCTCTGCTGGATGTAGAAAACTATCAGGAGTTCGTCGCCACACAGAGTGAAACCGCCATCCGCGCACTGGCAACTCGGTACCCTTACGACTCGCATCGGGAAGGGGAAGAGTCTCTGCGAGGCAATCCGGATGAAATCTCTCAGGAGTTGAAACGCGAGGTACAGGCAAGGCTGGAGGTTGCTGGCGTAGAGGTCATGGAGGCGCGCATCAGTCATCTCGCTTATGCTCCCGAGATCGCGCAGGCGATGTTGCGCCGTCAGCAGGCAGAGGCGATTATCGCGGCGCGCCAGCGTATCGTAGAGGGCGCGGTCGGCATGGTAGAGATGGCGTTGCAGCAGCTCAGCGAGCACAACGTGGTGGAGCTGGATGAAGAGCGCAAGGCGGCGATGGTCAACAACCTGTTGGTCGCGCTGGTTTCAGAGAGCGAGGCTACTCCGGTCATCAACACTGGGACTCTGTATGCCTGA
- a CDS encoding glycolate oxidase iron-sulfur subunit, which translates to MRELRTEHLLKCIHCGLCLQSCPTYVEESNEADSPRGRIYLMRAVSEGRIRWEPKSVEHIDRCLGCRACETACPSGVEYGLLLEIARAQVEQSSTRPAIHRTAKRWLLGVMTRPAAFVFAMRLAHLFSPLFGDKAIPAPLAWMLGAKGVAAKLPRISGRWGKLAAVYPPLGERRGRVGVLTGCVTSVLFHEVNVATIAVLQHNGFEVVVPSGQGCCGALHVHNGFPEEGRRLAVRLMERFEHEAVDAVIVHSAGCGSTMKEYGRLLECTPHEARARAFAAQVKDVMEFLAEVGIRKPVRPLAGRGKDSSLVVTYHDACHLAHAQGIRKQPRDVIRSIPGVQLVELEESDMCCGSAGIYNLLQPEMASRLLQRKIERIRATGAEIVLTGNPGCLAWIAQGLRDLPQPVHILHPVELLYRAYGDPEMT; encoded by the coding sequence ATGCGAGAGTTGCGCACAGAGCATCTGTTGAAATGTATCCATTGTGGCTTGTGCCTGCAGTCCTGCCCAACGTACGTGGAAGAGAGCAACGAAGCGGATTCGCCGCGTGGACGCATCTACCTCATGCGGGCTGTCTCGGAAGGGCGCATTCGCTGGGAACCCAAGTCAGTAGAGCACATAGACCGTTGCCTCGGATGTCGCGCTTGCGAGACAGCATGTCCCTCAGGGGTGGAATACGGGCTGCTGCTGGAGATTGCCCGAGCACAGGTGGAGCAGTCATCTACACGCCCCGCTATCCACAGGACAGCGAAACGATGGCTTCTGGGAGTGATGACACGCCCTGCAGCCTTCGTCTTCGCGATGCGCTTGGCTCATCTATTTTCTCCTTTGTTTGGCGACAAGGCGATACCTGCACCTCTGGCGTGGATGCTGGGAGCAAAAGGTGTGGCAGCAAAGTTGCCGCGCATCTCCGGCAGGTGGGGGAAGTTGGCTGCTGTGTATCCTCCGCTGGGCGAACGTCGGGGTAGGGTGGGTGTTCTGACCGGCTGCGTCACCTCTGTGCTGTTCCACGAGGTCAACGTCGCCACGATAGCGGTGTTGCAACACAACGGCTTTGAGGTGGTCGTGCCTTCTGGACAGGGATGTTGTGGCGCGCTGCACGTGCACAACGGCTTTCCTGAAGAAGGAAGACGGCTGGCAGTGCGCCTGATGGAACGTTTTGAACACGAGGCGGTCGACGCTGTCATCGTCCATTCGGCAGGCTGCGGCTCGACCATGAAGGAGTATGGCAGGCTGTTGGAGTGCACCCCTCACGAAGCGCGAGCACGCGCTTTTGCGGCTCAGGTCAAGGACGTGATGGAGTTTCTGGCGGAGGTAGGCATCCGAAAGCCCGTCCGGCCTCTAGCGGGTCGGGGGAAGGATTCCAGCCTTGTGGTGACGTACCATGACGCCTGCCACCTGGCGCATGCGCAGGGGATACGCAAACAGCCCCGGGATGTTATCCGCAGTATCCCCGGCGTGCAGCTGGTGGAGCTGGAGGAGTCGGATATGTGTTGTGGCAGTGCGGGCATCTATAACCTGCTACAGCCCGAGATGGCTTCGCGTCTGCTGCAACGTAAGATAGAGCGTATCCGCGCTACGGGAGCGGAAATCGTGCTGACCGGCAATCCGGGATGCTTGGCATGGATAGCACAAGGATTGCGGGATCTACCTCAACCCGTGCATATCCTGCACCCAGTAGAGCTTTTATACCGGGCATATGGGGACCCCGAGATGACATGA
- a CDS encoding FAD-linked oxidase, translated as MANIAEKLKAVTEVTTGEPCAAYALDGCVPEVVLRPSSVDEVCDALDICREHDAAGVVWGGGTHVGMGDPIRSYRWAMDMRALSHLVDYSPGDLVVTVEAGMSLSTLQSLLRPHRQWLPVDAPLPDRQTVGGIVASNGAGPRRQRYGLPREWLLAIRAVLPSGEVIRAGVGVVKNVAGYDLPRLFAGSWGTLGVLTELTFKVAPVPEVRSVYRATLSDAQSLSSLRDAWSHPLLQPEMLEVTYEPEKGWSIFCGVAGFEEDVRWQSDFLREHTHLEWEPVSSEEESHLRDCYLLMGSSCRCRCVVPPAQTAEMMLWLSQRFAEAWMQAHFGVGVVRIWWSSSLPSVADLQEIRRETARLGGFCLLEHAPVDVKRVFGTWDVVRGGVDVMRRLKEGFDPLGMLAPGRFVEGL; from the coding sequence ATGGCGAACATTGCTGAGAAACTGAAAGCAGTGACAGAGGTGACCACAGGGGAGCCATGCGCAGCGTACGCGCTGGACGGCTGCGTGCCTGAGGTGGTTCTCCGTCCGTCCTCCGTCGATGAGGTGTGCGATGCGCTGGATATCTGCCGCGAGCACGACGCAGCCGGAGTCGTTTGGGGAGGCGGCACGCATGTAGGTATGGGGGACCCCATACGTTCGTACCGGTGGGCGATGGACATGCGCGCGCTGTCGCATTTGGTGGACTACTCGCCGGGCGACCTGGTGGTTACCGTCGAAGCAGGTATGAGCCTGAGCACTCTACAGAGCCTGCTTCGTCCACATCGGCAATGGTTGCCGGTGGATGCCCCGTTGCCGGACAGGCAGACGGTGGGTGGCATTGTTGCTTCCAACGGGGCGGGACCCCGACGCCAGCGCTACGGCTTACCGCGCGAATGGCTCCTGGCGATCCGGGCGGTGTTGCCTTCGGGCGAAGTGATCAGGGCGGGTGTGGGGGTAGTGAAAAACGTTGCCGGTTATGACCTGCCGCGCCTTTTCGCGGGTTCGTGGGGCACGCTGGGTGTGCTCACCGAATTGACCTTCAAGGTAGCGCCTGTGCCGGAGGTGCGCTCTGTCTACCGTGCCACCCTGAGTGATGCACAGAGCCTGTCATCACTACGCGATGCATGGAGCCACCCACTGCTGCAACCGGAGATGCTGGAAGTGACTTACGAGCCCGAAAAGGGTTGGAGCATCTTCTGTGGTGTGGCTGGCTTTGAGGAAGATGTACGCTGGCAGAGCGATTTTCTGCGTGAACACACGCACCTGGAATGGGAACCGGTATCGTCTGAAGAGGAGAGCCACCTGCGTGATTGCTATCTGCTGATGGGTTCGTCCTGTCGTTGCCGGTGCGTGGTGCCCCCTGCGCAGACGGCAGAGATGATGTTGTGGCTGTCGCAACGTTTTGCGGAGGCGTGGATGCAGGCTCACTTCGGCGTGGGCGTGGTGCGCATCTGGTGGAGCAGTAGCCTGCCATCCGTAGCGGATTTGCAGGAGATTCGCAGGGAAACCGCAAGGCTTGGAGGCTTTTGCTTGCTGGAGCATGCGCCTGTGGATGTAAAGCGCGTCTTCGGTACATGGGACGTGGTGCGCGGCGGGGTAGACGTGATGCGTCGACTCAAAGAGGGGTTTGATCCTCTGGGAATGCTGGCTCCGGGCAGGTTCGTGGAGGGACTGTGA
- a CDS encoding rhamnose ABC transporter substrate-binding protein → MRKALWITLILAGAMHLLVACGKKQAPSGGTTATSTGTKLVVAVMPKLKGIDYFNAVERGAREAAQELGNIDLTYDGPTEGKVDQQIPFIESWTLQKVNVIAVACNDPDAISPALKRARDKGVHVITYDADANAEKSGREFFVNQATFEDIGRALVDEMASQAGEDAKVAIVSSSPTAPNQNAWIAVMKRYMAEKYPKMQIVTIQYPEEDQGRAFSMTQDILKTYPDVKGVFGLSSVAFPGAADAVRQAGKSGKVAVVGLSTPKSMKEFVKDGTVKTVILWNPVDLGYLTVYVAKAVAEGTLKPGDTEFEAGRLGKVKVEGDQVLLGPPMKFTAENIDRYDF, encoded by the coding sequence TTGCGAAAGGCTTTGTGGATCACACTGATACTGGCGGGCGCGATGCACCTGCTGGTCGCCTGCGGAAAGAAGCAAGCGCCCTCAGGAGGCACCACCGCTACGAGCACCGGAACCAAACTGGTGGTGGCGGTGATGCCCAAGCTGAAAGGTATCGACTACTTCAACGCCGTAGAGCGAGGTGCCAGAGAAGCGGCGCAGGAACTGGGTAACATCGACCTCACCTACGACGGTCCCACCGAGGGCAAGGTAGACCAGCAGATTCCCTTCATCGAAAGCTGGACGCTGCAGAAAGTAAACGTGATCGCGGTAGCGTGCAACGACCCTGACGCCATCTCCCCTGCCCTGAAGCGTGCACGGGACAAGGGCGTGCACGTGATCACTTATGACGCCGACGCCAATGCCGAAAAGTCGGGGCGGGAGTTTTTTGTCAATCAGGCGACCTTTGAGGACATCGGGCGTGCGCTGGTAGACGAAATGGCTTCTCAGGCAGGTGAGGACGCGAAGGTGGCTATCGTCAGTTCCTCTCCCACTGCGCCCAATCAGAACGCCTGGATTGCGGTCATGAAACGCTACATGGCGGAAAAGTACCCGAAGATGCAGATTGTCACCATCCAGTATCCCGAGGAGGACCAGGGACGCGCCTTCAGCATGACGCAGGACATCCTGAAGACCTATCCCGACGTCAAGGGCGTGTTCGGGCTGTCGTCGGTAGCGTTCCCCGGAGCCGCCGATGCGGTGCGTCAGGCAGGCAAGAGCGGCAAGGTAGCTGTCGTCGGGCTGTCCACTCCTAAGAGCATGAAGGAGTTCGTCAAGGACGGCACCGTGAAGACGGTCATCTTGTGGAATCCCGTGGACCTGGGCTACCTGACCGTGTATGTGGCGAAAGCGGTCGCAGAAGGCACGCTGAAGCCGGGCGATACCGAGTTCGAAGCCGGAAGGCTGGGCAAGGTTAAAGTGGAGGGCGACCAGGTGTTGCTGGGACCGCCTATGAAGTTCACCGCAGAGAACATCGACCGGTATGACTTCTGA
- the rhaP gene encoding sugar ABC transporter permease: protein MTSERISPTRFALWRQYGREMSVGVFLVLLLGYFGTTPGFLRAENLRDILINAAPLVIAACGMSMVIIAGMIDISAGSALAVCAVIAGLTAKSGAPLPLVILLPMLAGAVIGAVNGWLVAFVRIPAIIVTLGMMSVLRGGIIWWTRGEWIGNLPPSFSAIGRDEVLGIPAPVLIAIGIVATAALLLARTPLGRHIYAVGGNPLAAARMGIPVRRVLWLVFVIHGALLGLSALVYASRFSVIQSNAGAGFELLAISAVVVGGVNIFGGQGTVWGSAIGGLLLQVISTGLIFRRVSEYWAPSVQGALVLLAVVADALRTRRARR from the coding sequence ATGACTTCTGAGCGTATCTCCCCCACCCGTTTCGCCCTGTGGCGCCAGTACGGGCGCGAGATGAGCGTGGGGGTCTTTCTGGTGCTGCTGCTGGGCTATTTTGGCACCACGCCGGGCTTCCTGCGGGCAGAGAACCTGCGTGACATCCTGATCAACGCTGCGCCGCTGGTGATTGCCGCCTGCGGGATGAGCATGGTCATCATCGCGGGCATGATAGACATCTCCGCAGGATCCGCGCTGGCGGTGTGCGCGGTGATCGCAGGGCTCACCGCCAAATCGGGCGCCCCTCTACCGCTCGTCATTCTTCTGCCCATGCTGGCGGGGGCGGTCATCGGCGCAGTGAACGGGTGGCTGGTGGCTTTTGTGCGCATCCCGGCGATTATCGTCACGCTGGGCATGATGAGCGTGCTGCGCGGGGGCATTATCTGGTGGACGCGCGGCGAGTGGATCGGTAACCTGCCCCCATCCTTCTCCGCCATCGGGCGCGACGAGGTTCTCGGTATCCCCGCGCCGGTGCTGATTGCGATAGGCATTGTGGCGACAGCCGCTCTTTTGCTGGCTCGCACCCCCTTGGGACGCCACATCTACGCAGTGGGCGGCAATCCCCTTGCTGCCGCCCGCATGGGCATCCCCGTACGGCGGGTGTTGTGGCTGGTGTTCGTGATACACGGCGCGTTGCTGGGGCTCTCTGCGCTGGTATATGCCTCACGCTTCAGCGTCATCCAGAGCAACGCTGGTGCAGGATTCGAGCTGCTCGCCATCAGCGCGGTGGTAGTCGGAGGCGTGAACATCTTCGGTGGACAGGGGACCGTGTGGGGTAGCGCGATTGGGGGGCTGTTGCTGCAGGTCATCAGCACCGGACTGATTTTCCGTCGCGTCTCCGAATACTGGGCGCCCAGCGTGCAGGGTGCGCTGGTGCTGCTGGCGGTGGTGGCAGATGCTCTGCGCACGCGGAGGGCACGGCGGTGA
- the rbsC gene encoding ribose ABC transporter permease, producing MKRLVLRREAVLALLLLVEMAAMQSLSPLFLTPDNLIEVVRQSAEIGLIALSMTLVMITAGIDLSVGSIVGLSIMTMGMLWEDARLPLWLGIPLALVAGVLLGGFNGVLITAVGIPPLIVTLATMAGFRGIALGMSQARSIRNFPESFLWLGQGYVMGIPVQVWVLAVAALLFHLALTRTAWGRSVFSIGANEAAARLSGVPVHRVKMQVYMLSGFMSALAAVIYAAHVSVAKPDAGLGFELTAITAVVLGGTAVSGGEGGVLGTLIALLMVGFLRSGLTLARVPSEAQDMMVGFLLILVVAIDRWSRRAGRE from the coding sequence GTGAAGCGGCTGGTGCTGCGGCGTGAAGCGGTGTTGGCTCTGCTGCTGCTCGTGGAGATGGCGGCGATGCAGTCGCTGTCTCCTCTCTTCCTCACGCCCGACAACTTGATCGAGGTGGTACGCCAGTCCGCCGAGATCGGACTGATTGCGCTTTCCATGACGCTGGTGATGATCACCGCAGGAATAGACCTATCGGTCGGCTCCATCGTGGGCTTAAGCATCATGACGATGGGCATGTTGTGGGAAGACGCACGGCTGCCGCTATGGCTGGGGATTCCGCTGGCGCTGGTGGCGGGTGTGCTGCTGGGTGGCTTCAACGGCGTGCTCATCACCGCCGTGGGCATCCCCCCGCTCATCGTCACGCTGGCAACGATGGCGGGCTTTCGTGGCATCGCGCTGGGTATGAGTCAGGCGCGTTCCATCCGCAACTTTCCCGAAAGCTTCCTCTGGCTGGGGCAGGGTTACGTCATGGGCATCCCGGTGCAGGTGTGGGTGCTGGCTGTGGCTGCCTTGCTCTTCCATCTGGCTTTGACGCGCACCGCGTGGGGCCGGTCGGTATTCAGCATCGGCGCGAACGAGGCGGCGGCGAGGCTTTCCGGCGTGCCGGTGCACCGCGTGAAGATGCAGGTGTATATGCTGTCGGGATTCATGAGCGCATTGGCGGCGGTCATCTACGCGGCGCATGTCTCCGTCGCCAAGCCCGATGCGGGGCTGGGGTTCGAACTCACCGCCATCACCGCCGTGGTGCTGGGTGGCACCGCCGTCTCGGGTGGCGAGGGGGGCGTGCTGGGCACGCTGATAGCCCTGCTGATGGTGGGCTTCCTGCGAAGCGGGTTGACTCTGGCGCGCGTGCCCTCTGAAGCGCAAGACATGATGGTAGGGTTCCTGCTGATCCTCGTGGTGGCAATAGACCGCTGGAGCCGACGTGCGGGGAGAGAGTAA
- a CDS encoding gamma-glutamyl hydrolase, with translation MKAPLIGITTGYEQHGETVVSLGRRYLRAVEQAGGVPVTLAPLQEAQLVERYALLLDGLMVSGGKDIPPALYGEEPHPQTDALSAERPLFEIALVRLFREMDKPVLGICYGCQLLNVAFGGTLIQDIPSQIGNGVKHRRQSSEEPHACHVVAIRAGSLLRRILGKAEVEIVSSHHQAVKQPAEGLQVTATAPDGVIEAIELEDARFFVGVQWHPEMDPEAEATGRLMCAFVRAASECTKR, from the coding sequence ATGAAAGCACCTCTCATCGGCATCACAACGGGCTACGAGCAACACGGCGAAACGGTCGTCTCGTTAGGAAGGCGCTACCTCCGCGCGGTAGAGCAGGCTGGCGGCGTGCCGGTGACGCTGGCTCCCCTGCAAGAGGCGCAACTGGTAGAACGTTATGCCCTCCTGCTGGACGGTTTGATGGTCAGCGGAGGAAAGGACATCCCCCCTGCCCTGTATGGAGAGGAACCGCATCCTCAGACCGATGCCCTTTCGGCAGAACGACCGCTGTTCGAAATCGCGCTGGTGCGCCTGTTCCGTGAGATGGACAAGCCCGTGCTGGGCATCTGTTATGGTTGTCAGCTGCTCAACGTGGCTTTCGGCGGCACGTTGATACAGGACATCCCCTCCCAGATCGGCAACGGGGTCAAACATCGGCGGCAGTCGTCCGAAGAGCCGCACGCCTGCCATGTAGTGGCGATACGCGCAGGGAGCCTGCTCAGGCGGATACTGGGCAAGGCAGAGGTGGAAATCGTCAGCTCGCATCATCAGGCGGTGAAGCAACCAGCTGAGGGTTTACAGGTGACCGCTACCGCACCGGATGGAGTAATAGAAGCTATAGAGCTGGAGGACGCGCGCTTCTTCGTTGGGGTACAATGGCATCCAGAGATGGACCCCGAAGCGGAGGCAACCGGTCGGCTGATGTGCGCCTTCGTTCGCGCAGCTTCGGAGTGCACCAAACGATAA
- the mtaD gene encoding 5-methylthioadenosine/S-adenosylhomocysteine deaminase, whose translation MILRAEWVLPVAREPIEQGEVVIQNGVIVDVRVRSGTRGGADVFDFGEAVILPGLVDVHTHLELTALRGAVEDLPFFEWIRRLVNLKGLLSEQEWRESALWGALEAAASGITTVADTTDSGASVHALLQVGLRGRVYQEVFAVQPDRSARQTLSELEDRMQWHHRATRGTLVEVGIAPHTLYTVRPEVMTALREYTREKGYPVCIHAAESSDEVALLQEGTGKFAQMYAERDIAWQTPGKHPIDILHEQGWLEPNTLLVHAVQTDSRHAEVFASTGTAIAHCPQSNAKLYNGIAPLGEWLAQGVKVGLGTDSVVSNNTLDMFAEMRSAVMLQRAVRGVDSCLSARRALELATAGGANALGMAERIGTLEPGKQADLCVVSLEGAHTFPVYDPYAALVFSARASDVVMTMVAGKIIYQRGEHPLLREPVQNLRERLRRTARRVRQALSGDGTG comes from the coding sequence GTGATCCTGCGAGCCGAATGGGTGCTGCCTGTCGCCCGAGAACCGATTGAACAGGGCGAGGTGGTCATTCAAAACGGGGTGATCGTGGACGTGCGCGTGCGTTCGGGCACACGCGGTGGCGCGGACGTGTTCGACTTCGGTGAAGCAGTCATCCTGCCCGGGCTGGTGGACGTACATACCCACCTCGAACTGACCGCCCTGCGGGGCGCAGTGGAAGACCTGCCCTTCTTCGAGTGGATACGCCGACTGGTGAACCTGAAAGGGTTGCTGTCGGAGCAGGAGTGGCGCGAATCTGCCCTGTGGGGCGCTCTGGAGGCAGCGGCATCGGGCATTACCACTGTGGCAGATACCACCGACTCGGGCGCTTCCGTGCACGCCCTGCTGCAGGTGGGCTTGCGTGGGCGCGTGTATCAGGAGGTGTTCGCCGTGCAGCCCGACCGGTCCGCCCGCCAGACGCTGAGCGAACTGGAAGACCGGATGCAGTGGCACCATCGCGCCACACGTGGCACGCTGGTGGAGGTAGGCATCGCCCCGCACACGCTGTACACCGTCCGTCCAGAGGTCATGACCGCCCTGCGTGAATACACTCGCGAGAAAGGCTATCCCGTGTGCATCCACGCCGCCGAATCGAGCGATGAGGTCGCCCTGCTGCAGGAGGGCACAGGCAAGTTCGCGCAGATGTACGCGGAACGAGACATCGCCTGGCAGACGCCGGGCAAGCATCCGATAGACATCCTGCACGAGCAGGGCTGGCTGGAGCCGAACACCTTGCTGGTACACGCGGTGCAAACCGATTCGCGTCATGCAGAGGTCTTTGCCTCCACCGGTACCGCCATCGCCCATTGCCCGCAGTCCAACGCCAAGCTGTACAACGGCATCGCGCCGCTGGGCGAGTGGCTGGCGCAGGGGGTGAAGGTCGGTCTGGGCACCGACAGCGTGGTGAGCAACAACACGCTGGACATGTTCGCCGAGATGCGCAGTGCGGTGATGCTGCAGAGGGCAGTGCGTGGGGTGGACTCGTGCCTGAGCGCACGCAGGGCGCTGGAGCTGGCAACAGCAGGCGGGGCGAACGCGCTGGGCATGGCAGAGCGCATCGGCACACTGGAGCCGGGCAAACAGGCAGACCTGTGCGTGGTGTCGCTGGAGGGCGCGCACACCTTCCCCGTGTACGACCCGTACGCCGCGCTGGTGTTTTCCGCCCGCGCCTCTGACGTGGTGATGACAATGGTGGCGGGCAAAATCATCTACCAGCGGGGTGAGCATCCCCTGCTGCGCGAGCCGGTGCAGAACCTGCGCGAACGGCTCCGTCGCACCGCGCGCCGCGTCCGGCAAGCGCTGAGTGGCGATGGAACTGGATAG
- a CDS encoding aldolase gives MELDSLRQQLCEIGRYLGERGLAWGTSGNISLRVDEQRFLISASGAWLGKLVPEQTALCSLHDDGFTGAKPSIETPMHRAIYRVRPEAQVVVHVSPPYSTLVACSEMEVPTDLNIENIFYLGRIARVPFIHPGTQQLADAVGEAVREHETIILSNHGVITFHQSIPDVLMRVESFEMSCRILVMARMANLPLHHLPMDMVEQLRGGYRRS, from the coding sequence ATGGAACTGGATAGCCTGCGACAGCAACTGTGTGAGATCGGACGCTATCTCGGCGAGCGCGGGCTGGCATGGGGTACCTCGGGCAACATCAGCCTGCGCGTGGACGAGCAACGCTTCCTCATCTCCGCCTCTGGGGCGTGGCTGGGCAAACTGGTACCCGAACAGACCGCCCTGTGCTCGCTGCACGATGACGGGTTCACCGGGGCAAAGCCTTCGATAGAAACGCCGATGCACCGCGCCATCTACCGCGTGCGTCCCGAGGCACAGGTGGTAGTGCATGTCTCGCCTCCCTACAGTACGCTCGTCGCCTGCTCGGAGATGGAAGTGCCCACCGACCTGAACATCGAGAACATCTTCTACCTGGGGCGCATTGCCCGCGTGCCCTTCATCCACCCGGGCACGCAACAGCTCGCCGACGCCGTGGGCGAAGCGGTGCGCGAACACGAGACGATCATCCTGTCCAATCACGGCGTCATCACCTTCCACCAGTCCATCCCCGACGTGCTGATGCGGGTGGAGTCCTTTGAGATGAGCTGCCGCATCCTCGTGATGGCACGCATGGCGAACCTCCCGCTGCACCATCTGCCGATGGACATGGTGGAACAGTTACGGGGCGGCTACAGGCGGTCATAA
- the mqnA gene encoding chorismate dehydratase, translating to MLIGSVPYLNAKPLVTWFHTPEGEDRGIKVVYGVPSRLARMVAAGEVACAMVSSIELFRHPDWRAVPRIAIASTGKVWSVRLFSQVPLERVRSVALDTSSLTSSALVQVLFARWWQAKPEYISAAPNLEAMLRQADAALLIGDQGMLAGAEGLTVADLGEEWYRWTGLPFVWALWLGRQERITPSLVEALLRARQWGLEHVEQVVRQESERLGAGEELVRHYLCDIMQYDMTPAHEEGLARFAEEVGRLERLEQR from the coding sequence GTGCTTATCGGTAGCGTGCCGTATCTGAATGCGAAGCCTCTGGTCACATGGTTCCACACGCCCGAAGGTGAAGACCGCGGGATAAAGGTGGTGTACGGTGTACCGTCGCGTCTTGCGCGGATGGTTGCAGCGGGCGAGGTGGCGTGTGCGATGGTCTCCTCCATTGAGCTCTTCCGCCACCCGGACTGGCGAGCGGTGCCGCGTATCGCCATCGCCAGCACGGGCAAGGTGTGGAGCGTCCGGCTCTTCTCCCAAGTGCCTCTGGAAAGGGTGCGTTCGGTGGCTCTGGATACCAGTTCGTTGACCTCCTCCGCGCTAGTGCAGGTGTTGTTCGCGCGATGGTGGCAGGCGAAGCCGGAATATATCTCTGCCGCGCCCAATCTGGAGGCGATGCTCCGGCAGGCGGACGCAGCTCTGCTCATCGGCGATCAGGGTATGCTGGCAGGTGCGGAGGGGCTGACCGTCGCCGACCTAGGTGAGGAGTGGTATCGGTGGACGGGACTGCCGTTCGTGTGGGCGCTGTGGCTGGGCAGGCAGGAGCGCATCACGCCGTCGCTGGTGGAGGCTCTGCTCCGAGCGCGGCAATGGGGACTGGAGCACGTCGAGCAGGTTGTACGTCAGGAGAGTGAGCGTCTGGGGGCAGGGGAGGAGCTGGTTCGGCACTACCTGTGCGACATCATGCAGTACGACATGACCCCCGCGCATGAGGAGGGGCTGGCGCGGTTCGCGGAAGAGGTAGGGAGGCTGGAACGGCTTGAGCAAAGATAA